The genomic DNA ctaaggcatgttatattatgtaaagcATTGTTCATTCTTTAGTAAAATCAAAATTGGTCTATTTTAAGAATGTCTCTTCCTTCGTGAAGAATGGTCTATGGAGTGGGGAGTactacattataaaatattttttaagccaACTTACAGGCAGAAGAGACTTGCTTCACATATTGAACAGCAATCTTCTTCAGGTAGTCAGCATGTGGTTCGGACACAAACAGCCCCATGAAGTTGTGAGACACATAGTGCTCCAGTTTGAGCGGGCATGCTGGGGGGTCCCCCACACTCTCTACTACATGTTTCACAGCTTTTGCTATCTGCAGTGATGTTTCATCTGGTGCCTggtggaatattttttttaaatatagcttTATGTTTATTGCATTTTTTATAAATGCAAAATGATTGTATTACCAATTACCTATGTACCtacatttaatttagttttatatcCCTCAGTTtccataattatctattttaatatatttaaaaaataattaaaatgttaatgtattttttttatttaagaacttgtttaggtaaaaaagtaatttaaaatagtgttttttagaaactaaattttataaaaatgttagCTTGATTGACTGTGAGGGACTtcccaggctatgttcctcaaaaacaatatacctaGATCTTcaattacgtacatacatacgtaaacagcctatatacgtcccactgctgggcacaggcctcccctcaatcaaccggagggggtatggagcatactccaccacgctgctccaatgcgggttggtggaggtgttttttacggctaatagccaggaccaacggcttatcgtgccctccgaagcacggaatcatcttacttttacggacaatcaggtgattcaagcctgaaaagtccttaccaaacaaaggacagtctcacaaagtgatttcaacaatgtccccatcgggaatcgaacccggacctccagatcgtgagccttacgctctaaccacttcaattattatattttaaatcttgAAGTTATTACACAGGAAAGAATCAATAATGCTTAGAATCAACAAACCTTAAAGAATGAAACCAGGGTGATGTGTGGTGGGAAATTATGTGCGCCATTCCAGCCACATGTAGTTTTAGACTTGTCCCAGAATTCTAGCAATTGAGCCAGCAAGGGACCTGTAGGGCTGGCATAGAGGATGTACTCTCGCGGCTCGTCAGCATCAATGTAGGCGTCGTTGACGTGCGTCATCAGCCAGTCGGACGCCAACTGGACGCTGCGGTTGCCTGTGGCTGCCAAAGCTTTCAAACTGAAACATTACGACCACAGCATGTAGGCGTATACCCGGCATTTCGTCTGATGACAGCAAATTAAACTTTCTACTTGCTATGTAAGGGACAAGTACGAAAttgaaaaagtatattttttatatccaTATTAAAGATGGAGATGCACAGAATACAACAATAAACCAAAGTGTTTTGGTTCAAATAgtttaaatattatacttacgcCCGTTGTTTCGGGAAGCCCATTTGGAGGAGAATACGCAGTGGAGTAGCATCTTGTTTGGAAGCTTTGCTGTTGTTAGAAGAAACTTTCCTCGGAGGAGGATTTGCCATCCTTGGAAACTGATTTAACAAAGACCGACGCCAAATACGATGCAACAAACAATTCATCAAAAACATGCAGAAAAAACTTTGATAGAatatttcccgggaatgtgacGCTGTACTCTCActagaaagaaataaaatacgaaacaaaataaagaagtaACGTTATCTTTCTCTTTCATTCAATTTGCTTGCTCCGaaatattttcaacaaaaaggttatttgacattttttttttttttgttttggttttccccgaagggtaaggcaaagggaactatgcccatacagccatgtcttacgtatttttttcttgatgattaatgaaatgatgaaaggtgatgatgatgaaacctaagcccccaccctcggagtagactcctactccgaaccccaaacgaattaactcgaaagtccgcataaactttcgagttatgaagcggcttcttgacacgaagcgaaaataggcagatacactttgtttattgaatactccaatataataacactcgcgaatgtcttccgactaacttaatgcgatcatcaaccacaaaacaccacttcgtattaattatttagattattcaatgaagaaagcaactgtcccgttcccgtttcccgccaaaaagccaggGTTATTTGACAGTTACCATTAGAGTGTCCATGATAGAAAAATTCTACATTTgtggtaaatatttttaagcgttttgttttcattatttaactACAACTCTGTGATTTAAAAAGCACCGATGTGTACTTCAATGAGCAACACGGAAAAAGGAGTAGGGAGTAGGCAGGGTAGTGCTTACCAGTTTGTAGATGAAAAGtagatatataaaaaagaagaatagccGTGACTTTCTTGCATATAACTATATAAAACtgatataagtattttaatgcGTGATataattccattcaaaatattctCACGATGGTAGTGTATACAGTAGTAAACAATGCAAAATGTTATGGCAACATTAACGgaatgtcaaaaatataaataaatataacctcGAATTCGAGTCCTCGATTTCTAACAACTTATAGAAGTGCTCatctttattaattttgattGGACAAATTGTCGGTATTTATTCTCGCTTTAAGGTATTATATTCTAGAAAAATGCCATACAAGAAAGGCGATTTAAAAATATGTTGGAACAAAATAAACTACGCCTTTCCTATTCTCAACGATGGACTATTTAGTGATTGTACAAACGCCGAATATGAAGAAATACATCAACTGATAGTTAGCCTGGATGTGCAGGTTAGGATACGCGATCTCGTTCTTATTCATATGGAAAAATATATTCGTCAACATGTCGCCCCTTCATTCTGGTCAAAATTTTCTAAAGTTGAAGAGGAAGTCAAAGGCTTTCAACTATTCAAATCTGCGGTGAACGACTTGTACGAGTCTGTATCAAGTTTCTCTTCCATGCTGAGGAGACTGACCTTGTTAAATAACAGCTGTACAGATAACAAATCAATTTATGGCGAAAAGGATGTTGTTTTGGGTTTCAAACAACTTGTTCGAGCAACTCTACTTTCTCAGCTACCCCTCGACTTCCACGTGATTATAAATCATTTCTACAAAATGTCTTTCAATGTATTTGATAATGAATATGAGAACTCTGATATGGGTGAAGATGTGATGTGTTCAGGATGTTGGAATGAATACTCTGATTGCAACTGTGCTTATATTGTCAAAGTTTTTCATGATACTAACCGTAAACTGATGGAATTGCAGCTTTTGGAAAGACTGGCAGGCCAAGTTCTTACAAACTTTATTCAGATGAGAATAGAATCTCACATTCAGAAACTATGTACTGGAACCTTTGATGTTTCTCATATTAGCTTCCTGGAAAAGTGGTTGGATACCATAGTCATGTCTTGGCTTACTAGAATATACTGTGCAGGCTCATCTAAGCCACCACCTGATGATAAAAACATTCAGAATAGTATCACTAAGTTCAAACAGAAGTTAAGCTATTACTTATATCATAGTTATACTAGATTAAGAATAGATCAACTCTTCAATATCATTATTGAATATCCAGATTCTCAACCGGCAGTTGATGATATAAAGTTATGTTTGGAGAAGACTGATTTGAGGTCAACTTTATGTAAGAAATTGCAAACTGCATTGGAAACAAGACTGTTGCACCCTGGAGTGAACACTCCTGATATATTGACTGCCTATGTATCTACTATTAGAGCTTTAAGACATCTGGATCCTTCTGGGGTGATATTGGAAACAGTTACAAAGCCTGTTCGCAATTATTTAAGAAATAGAGAGGATACAGTTCGTAGTGTTGTAAGTAGTTTGACTGAAGAAGGA from Pectinophora gossypiella chromosome 18, ilPecGoss1.1, whole genome shotgun sequence includes the following:
- the LOC126374980 gene encoding anaphase-promoting complex subunit 2, which translates into the protein MPYKKGDLKICWNKINYAFPILNDGLFSDCTNAEYEEIHQLIVSLDVQVRIRDLVLIHMEKYIRQHVAPSFWSKFSKVEEEVKGFQLFKSAVNDLYESVSSFSSMLRRLTLLNNSCTDNKSIYGEKDVVLGFKQLVRATLLSQLPLDFHVIINHFYKMSFNVFDNEYENSDMGEDVMCSGCWNEYSDCNCAYIVKVFHDTNRKLMELQLLERLAGQVLTNFIQMRIESHIQKLCTGTFDVSHISFLEKWLDTIVMSWLTRIYCAGSSKPPPDDKNIQNSITKFKQKLSYYLYHSYTRLRIDQLFNIIIEYPDSQPAVDDIKLCLEKTDLRSTLCKKLQTALETRLLHPGVNTPDILTAYVSTIRALRHLDPSGVILETVTKPVRNYLRNREDTVRSVVSSLTEEGAGSELAEELAKFAAETDGDADKDDWDDWNPDPVDADPKINSNDRRASDIISMLVNVYGSKELFVNEYRTLLADRLLAQSVINTEKEIRYLELLKLRFGESQLHFCEVMLKDISDSRRINSLIHQDSNFEELNKKFTSNAMILSAQFWPPFKDESLELPEEIKQHLEAYTKSFEALKGNRTLSWKPHLGNVNIEIEIGEKTLNLTVSPFNATLIMHFEKKPEWSLDELHQVMKVPITVLRRKITYWQSMGLISEKSPDHFVLVEGDGNKAQVSSNPVQEMICEDDETESAMASAHDQREGELQVFWSYIVGMLTNLDSLPLDRIHQMLKMFASQAPGTECSLQELRQFLDTKVRTHQLVLQGGMYKLPKT